Proteins encoded in a region of the Planococcus shixiaomingii genome:
- a CDS encoding GNAT family N-acetyltransferase: MIRAGTTEDILSVQEIAYISWSDTYEGIIPSPVQKSFLDKSYSFPMMEMRLKKTIMLLAEHEGQPIGFANFTKVDEDGDAELIAIYLKPEYQRNGYGKKLLSSGLSLLNGSQLFVYVESKNTKGRHFYETNGFKFIEEFEELFEGYPLLTAKYVYDLKAPAL, from the coding sequence ACAACAGAAGATATTTTATCTGTGCAAGAAATTGCCTATATTAGCTGGAGTGATACATATGAAGGAATCATTCCCTCCCCTGTCCAAAAAAGCTTCTTAGATAAATCCTATTCTTTTCCAATGATGGAAATGCGTTTAAAGAAAACCATTATGCTTTTAGCTGAACATGAAGGCCAACCCATCGGTTTTGCTAACTTCACAAAAGTGGACGAAGACGGCGATGCGGAATTGATCGCCATCTATTTAAAGCCTGAATATCAACGCAATGGCTACGGTAAAAAACTTTTGAGTAGCGGCCTTTCTTTACTGAACGGTTCGCAGTTGTTCGTCTATGTGGAAAGCAAAAACACGAAAGGCCGCCATTTTTACGAAACCAATGGCTTCAAATTCATTGAAGAGTTTGAGGAATTGTTTGAAGGCTACCCTTTACTGACAGCTAAATACGTCTACGATTTAAAAGCACCTGCTTTATAA
- a CDS encoding GNAT family N-acetyltransferase, with protein MNFKLTELGHDEFAFIWKEEGDLKAEITWTQMADVMVIEHTYVDQSLRNQGIAKKLLDEAANYAREKNYKMEPVCTYAAMAFERYNEYDDVKVKA; from the coding sequence ATGAATTTCAAATTAACGGAACTTGGCCATGATGAGTTTGCTTTTATCTGGAAAGAAGAAGGCGATTTAAAGGCGGAAATCACATGGACGCAAATGGCTGATGTCATGGTGATTGAGCATACGTACGTCGATCAATCCTTGCGCAACCAAGGCATAGCCAAAAAACTATTGGACGAAGCGGCAAATTATGCGCGGGAAAAGAACTATAAAATGGAGCCAGTCTGCACGTATGCGGCAATGGCATTCGAGCGCTACAACGAATATGATGATGTGAAAGTAAAAGCGTAA
- a CDS encoding DUF4064 domain-containing protein, with amino-acid sequence MNEGRVSRGAEKALGIIGIVFNLIVIASTIFLITNQDTFQSSPEFQQIEEEIKNNPSFANPQDAQAAADAFAASFGAVGWTLFALLAISTLFAILALLNLRRDKNPKLAGAFFIIAGLFAGILSLTSILFYIAAIMCFVRRAKRPRNDDTNYRDIDRDGRSDDLSRRNDDTRTGGTGSRTDDALHKKEDTPYRPL; translated from the coding sequence ATGAACGAAGGCAGAGTGAGCAGAGGTGCTGAAAAAGCACTTGGTATTATCGGAATCGTTTTTAACCTTATCGTGATTGCATCTACTATTTTCTTAATCACTAACCAAGATACTTTCCAGAGCTCTCCAGAATTTCAGCAAATTGAAGAAGAAATTAAGAACAATCCATCTTTCGCTAATCCTCAAGACGCCCAAGCGGCTGCGGATGCTTTTGCGGCAAGTTTTGGAGCAGTTGGCTGGACGCTTTTTGCCTTACTGGCGATCAGCACGCTTTTTGCCATATTGGCATTGCTTAATCTTCGAAGAGACAAGAATCCCAAACTAGCAGGAGCGTTCTTCATTATCGCCGGTCTGTTTGCGGGGATTTTATCGTTAACATCGATCCTTTTCTATATTGCTGCCATCATGTGTTTCGTCCGCAGAGCAAAACGCCCGCGGAATGACGATACAAACTACCGCGACATCGACCGAGACGGACGCTCTGACGATTTGTCCCGCCGGAACGATGATACACGAACAGGTGGTACAGGAAGCCGTACTGACGATGCTCTCCATAAAAAAGAAGACACACCGTACCGACCTTTATAA